A single region of the Indicator indicator isolate 239-I01 chromosome 3, UM_Iind_1.1, whole genome shotgun sequence genome encodes:
- the SEPHS1 gene encoding selenide, water dikinase 1 isoform X2, which translates to MSVRESFNPESYELDKSFRLTRFTELKGTGCKVPQDVLQKLLESLQENHFQEDEQFLGAVMPRLGIGMDTCVIPLRHGGLSLVQTTDYIYPIVDDPYMMGRIACANVLSDLYAMGVTECDNMLMLLGISNKMTDRERDKVMPLIIQGFKDAAEEAGTSVTGGQTVLNPWIVLGGVATTVCQPNEFIMPDNAVPGDVLVLTKPLGTQVAVAVHQWLDIPEKWNKIKLVVTQEDVELAYQEAMMNMARLNRTGGLLICLPREQAARFCAEIKSPKYGEGHQAWIIGIVEKGNRTARIIDKPRIIEVAPQVATQNVNPTPGATS; encoded by the exons ATGTCTGTTCGGGAGTCCTTTAACCCAGAAAGTTACGAACTTGACAAGAGCTTCCGTCTGACCCGATTCACCGAACTGAAAGGCACAGGCTGCAAAGTGCCTCAGGATGTCTTACAGAAACTGCTCGAATCTCTACAGGAAAACCATTTTCAGGAAGATGAACAGTTCCTGGGGGCAGTTATGCCCAGGCTGG GAATTGGGATGGACACTTGTGTTATTCCATTAAGACATGGAGGTTTGTCATTGGTCCAGACAACAGATTATATTTATCCTATTGTGGATGATCCTTATATGATG ggACGAATAGCATGTGCCAATGTCCTAAGTGACCTTTATGCCATGGGGGTCACAGAATGCGACAACATGTTGATGCTCCTCGGAATCAGCAATAAAATGACAGATAGG GAAAGAGACAAAGTGATGCCCCTAATTATCCAGGGTTTCAAAGATGCAGCAGAAGAGGCAGGAACGTCTGTTACTGGTGGCCAAACAGTGTTAAATCCCTGGATTGTTTTAGGAGGAGTGGCCACGACAGTCTGTCAGCCTAATGAATTTATAAT GCCAGACAATGCAGTGCCAGGAGATGTGCTTGTATTAACTAAACCCTTGGGAACACAAGTGGCGGTAGCTGTCCACCAGTGGCTAGATATT CCAGAAAAGTGGAATAAAATCAAACTAGTGGTAACACAAGAAGATGTAGAACTTGCATACCAGGAAGCAATGATGAATATGGCGCGGCTGAACAGAACAG gagGCCTCCTAATCTGTTTACCACGAGAACAAGCAGCACGTTTCTGTGCCGAGATCAAGTCTCCAAAGTACGGTGAAGGACACCAAGCATGGATTATTGGCATCGTAGAGAAGGGCAACCGCACGGCCAGAATCATAGACAAACCACGAATCATTGAAGTTGCACCACAGGTGGCCACCCAGAACGTGAACCCAACACCTGGTGCCACCTCTTAA
- the SEPHS1 gene encoding selenide, water dikinase 1 isoform X1: MSVRESFNPESYELDKSFRLTRFTELKGTGCKVPQDVLQKLLESLQENHFQEDEQFLGAVMPRLGIGMDTCVIPLRHGGLSLVQTTDYIYPIVDDPYMMGRIACANVLSDLYAMGVTECDNMLMLLGISNKMTDRERDKVMPLIIQGFKDAAEEAGTSVTGGQTVLNPWIVLGGVATTVCQPNEFIMPDNAVPGDVLVLTKPLGTQVAVAVHQWLDIPEKWNKIKLVVTQEDVELAYQEAMMNMARLNRTAAGLMHTFNAHAATDITGFGILGHAQNLAKQQRNEVSFVIHNLPVLAKMAAVSKACGNMFGLMHGTCPETSGGLLICLPREQAARFCAEIKSPKYGEGHQAWIIGIVEKGNRTARIIDKPRIIEVAPQVATQNVNPTPGATS, encoded by the exons ATGTCTGTTCGGGAGTCCTTTAACCCAGAAAGTTACGAACTTGACAAGAGCTTCCGTCTGACCCGATTCACCGAACTGAAAGGCACAGGCTGCAAAGTGCCTCAGGATGTCTTACAGAAACTGCTCGAATCTCTACAGGAAAACCATTTTCAGGAAGATGAACAGTTCCTGGGGGCAGTTATGCCCAGGCTGG GAATTGGGATGGACACTTGTGTTATTCCATTAAGACATGGAGGTTTGTCATTGGTCCAGACAACAGATTATATTTATCCTATTGTGGATGATCCTTATATGATG ggACGAATAGCATGTGCCAATGTCCTAAGTGACCTTTATGCCATGGGGGTCACAGAATGCGACAACATGTTGATGCTCCTCGGAATCAGCAATAAAATGACAGATAGG GAAAGAGACAAAGTGATGCCCCTAATTATCCAGGGTTTCAAAGATGCAGCAGAAGAGGCAGGAACGTCTGTTACTGGTGGCCAAACAGTGTTAAATCCCTGGATTGTTTTAGGAGGAGTGGCCACGACAGTCTGTCAGCCTAATGAATTTATAAT GCCAGACAATGCAGTGCCAGGAGATGTGCTTGTATTAACTAAACCCTTGGGAACACAAGTGGCGGTAGCTGTCCACCAGTGGCTAGATATT CCAGAAAAGTGGAATAAAATCAAACTAGTGGTAACACAAGAAGATGTAGAACTTGCATACCAGGAAGCAATGATGAATATGGCGCGGCTGAACAGAACAG CTGCTGGACTCATGCACACTTTCAATGCACATGCAGCTACAGACATCACGGGATTTGGAATCCTGGGGCATGCACAAAACCTCGCCAAGCAGCAGCGAAATGAGGTGTCCTTTGTTATTCATAATCTTCCTGTTCTTGCCAAGATGGCTGCTGTCAGTAAGGCTTGTGGCAATATGTTTGGCCTCATGCATGGGACTTGTCCAGAGACTTCAG gagGCCTCCTAATCTGTTTACCACGAGAACAAGCAGCACGTTTCTGTGCCGAGATCAAGTCTCCAAAGTACGGTGAAGGACACCAAGCATGGATTATTGGCATCGTAGAGAAGGGCAACCGCACGGCCAGAATCATAGACAAACCACGAATCATTGAAGTTGCACCACAGGTGGCCACCCAGAACGTGAACCCAACACCTGGTGCCACCTCTTAA